Below is a genomic region from Henckelia pumila isolate YLH828 chromosome 3, ASM3356847v2, whole genome shotgun sequence.
GTTTAAATACAGATCTGTTTGGTCAGAAGTTTACATTGTCTTGTTTGTTTCTATAGGTGAATGACTTGCTGAGGTTATACAATtagctgtttttttttttctcaattaaaTGGCATCAGTGGGTGTAGCTCCCACTTCTGGTTTAAGGGAGTCTGGCAGTCATGAAATGGGGGTTGATAGGTTGCCCGAGGAAATGAATGAGATGAAAATCCGGGATGATAAGGTACGTCTCTAGAGTCTTAaaacttttgtttttattaaaacatCTGTTGGGAAGTGTTCTTTCCTCTTTCCTGGAGTGCGGTTGGGCCTAGCTTAACATGGTTATGATATTCTAGGAAATGGAAGCAACAGTTGTAGATGGTAATGGGACTGAAACTGGCCACATAATTGTGACAACTATTGGTGGTCGAAATGGTCAACCAAAGCAGGTGATGCACCATATTTGTGATTGATTTTTTGTTCCTTTCTCTATGTAATAGCCTTATGCTAATGTCTATTCTTCTAAATACAAAAACATCCTTCCCAATCAAGAAATATCCCTCTCCATCAGATAAAAGAACGAACATGGAACACTTAAATTATCTAATAACCCAATGAAAAAGATTGTCGTATCCCATTTCTTAGTATCTCTGAATACCCTCAAAAGAGCCAGTCTCCCATCCCCCTTAACaaatggaaaaagaaaaagaaaaagaatgaAACCCTTAATGGTTAGAAAAGGATCCAAGGAGTTGGAAGTGGGTAAGAGGTTGATTCTCTCGATTTACTGATAGAATCTAATTGTTTTGCTCATAAAGCGGGAGGGCTTCTTAAGAAAATCTAACTGGCTTTATTGATCTCCCGCTTCATTGGGAATTAATTGAGGAGAGATCGTTCTCTCAGATGCTGATTAGACTTGCAAGAGCGATCAAAGTTGATgttttttgtttgaatttttaattGAGGAAAAACCCAAGGAACCTTTCACCTGTTGGTTTTGCAAATGCAACATTTTTGTCTGAATGATCAACGATAAGAGGTGATGACtgctaaatattatattttataaattgtcTTAGCCAGAGGATTGGGGTTGCAAGTCATGGAAATGTGATTTGTGATCCCTGGTGATGTTGGCATTCTGACTTGATCTTTTTTTGGGGGGGTTGTTTTCAGACAATTAGCTACATGGCTGAACGAGTTGTTGGACATGGATCATTTGGAGTAGTGTTCCAGGTGcgatttctttattatttttgactTGTAACTGATGGTTACAACTGTATTATGTGTTTTACTATGAAGGATGATCATGGATGTTATTGTTTGTTAACCTTATTGATTATCCAGGCAAAATGCTTGGAGACTGGCGAATCTGTTGCCATAAAGAAAGTTCTTCAGGACAAGAGGTACAAGAACCGCGAGCTGCAAACAATGCGCCTACTTGACCATCCAAATGTTGTGGCATTCAAACACTGTTTCTTCTCAACAACTGAAAAGGATGAATTGTATCTTAATCTGGTTCTTGAGTATGTTCCTGAAACTGTCCATCGAGTTATCAAACATTATAATAAATTGAACCAGCGGATGCCTCTGATATATGTGAAGCTGTATAGCTACCAGGTATGTGGTTTGCTTTTGGTGCTGCTTTCAGATATATATGATCTCTTTGTCTGGTGGCACTCCACTTGGATACTGTTTTCTTCTGTATGTATTCTATTTGCATATACAATCTTGATCGCTCCGCCTGGATGCCAAATGTATTGTTGCTACTAGTATTGCAAGACATGGACTTACCTATTTTGACCTGCGGTTGCTCCCATTTAGCATGCTGCTTGTAGGGGTATCTGGGTGAGTGAGATGCTATTTTTATGGGCACTACCCCAAAGTGCATCTAAGGGTGGATATTTATCAATACACGTGGGGTACAATGAAAAAATAGTGGACCcatatgtattgataaatgTCCACCTTTAGATGCACCTTTGGGGTAGTGACCttaaaggcagcatgaaaatttCTGGGTATCTGGACCAGGATCTATGTTTTATAGTGTTTTATGGGCTATTTGGGCTCTTCTGAACGTAATGACTTCAAGCTAGAGTGCATGATAGCTTTTGTTTTATTATCACAACTACTGCCTGGAATTGTTCTGTCTGTTCTACTACATGTTAACTTAATGTAATTCATGATATCTAATATGTGAATCGGGGAAGGTACTGTTATTATTTTGCTATTTGGCAGATCTTTAGAGCATTGTGCTACATCCATCGAGGTATTGGAGTATGTCACAGAGATATAAAGCCTCAAAATTTGTTGGTACGTAAATTTTCGATTATATTATTACTCTGTTTATCTGTTACCCTTCACATACCGAAGCTTGTGTATTTTTACTGCCAAGACAAATTGACTTTGGAGTACATCCGTTTTGAATATTTGATTCTAACCAGATTTAACGTCATCCGAGTCATCTATCTTGTGATATTTTTAATCCACAAGTTGATTCTTTTCGTGGTAATAATTGGCAAATTCAAAGTATTGTCTCATAGAGCTCTATGAAGTTTGATTCCCCCCCTTTTTCTTGTGAATGGGATATGATTTTTATACCCTTTTAATCATTCATAGACGTACGAGCTGTATTCAAATTTCCGGGGT
It encodes:
- the LOC140886809 gene encoding shaggy-related protein kinase alpha, which translates into the protein MASVGVAPTSGLRESGSHEMGVDRLPEEMNEMKIRDDKEMEATVVDGNGTETGHIIVTTIGGRNGQPKQTISYMAERVVGHGSFGVVFQAKCLETGESVAIKKVLQDKRYKNRELQTMRLLDHPNVVAFKHCFFSTTEKDELYLNLVLEYVPETVHRVIKHYNKLNQRMPLIYVKLYSYQIFRALCYIHRGIGVCHRDIKPQNLLVNPHTHQVKLCDFGSAKVLVKGEPNISYICSRYYRAPELIFGATEYTTAIDIWSTGCVLAELLLGQPLFPGESGVDQLVEIIKVLGTPTREEIKCMNPNYTEFKFPQIKAHPWHKVFHKRMPPEAVDLVSRLLQYSPNLRCSALDAMTHTFFDELRDPNTRLPNGRFLPPLFNFKPHELKGVPEEILIKLVPEHARKQCPFLGL